A single window of Sporosarcina sp. Marseille-Q4943 DNA harbors:
- the fabG gene encoding 3-oxoacyl-ACP reductase FabG, producing the protein MRLSGKVAIITGGANGIGLAACERFAEEGASVVMADYDEKAGKEQEAILKEKGHDVIFVQVDVADRESVDRLVEQALEQFGKIDVLINNAGITKDATLLKMDPADFQRVLDVNLSGVFNCTQAVAPHMISAGAGKIINTSSVSGVYGNFGQTNYAATKAAVVGMTKTWAKELGRKGINVNAVAPGFTATAMVEKMPETIIKQMASAVSLQRLGKPKDIANAYLFLASAESDYVHGHVLHVDGGIMM; encoded by the coding sequence ATGAGACTATCAGGGAAAGTGGCAATTATTACAGGCGGGGCGAACGGCATCGGTCTCGCTGCGTGTGAGCGTTTTGCGGAAGAAGGGGCTTCCGTCGTCATGGCCGATTATGACGAGAAGGCAGGAAAAGAGCAGGAAGCGATTCTGAAGGAGAAAGGGCATGACGTCATATTCGTGCAAGTCGACGTCGCCGACCGCGAAAGTGTCGACCGCCTCGTGGAACAAGCGCTTGAACAGTTCGGGAAAATCGATGTGTTAATCAATAATGCGGGCATTACGAAAGACGCGACACTCCTGAAAATGGATCCAGCGGATTTCCAGCGTGTGCTTGATGTGAACTTGTCGGGTGTCTTCAACTGTACGCAAGCTGTCGCGCCTCATATGATCTCTGCTGGCGCAGGGAAGATCATCAATACGTCTTCTGTCAGCGGCGTGTATGGGAATTTCGGACAGACGAATTACGCGGCGACAAAAGCAGCGGTCGTCGGGATGACGAAGACGTGGGCGAAGGAACTTGGTCGAAAAGGCATTAATGTCAATGCGGTGGCGCCTGGATTCACGGCGACAGCGATGGTGGAAAAAATGCCGGAAACCATCATCAAGCAGATGGCATCGGCCGTTTCATTGCAGCGGCTCGGGAAGCCCAAAGATATCGCGAACGCGTATCTTTTCTTGGCGAGCGCAGAATCGGACTATGTCCACGGACACGTTTTACATGTTGACGGCGGCATCATGATGTAA
- a CDS encoding 3-oxoacyl-ACP synthase: MTSVGIVSTGTYIPSTKMTAEEIAERSGLPVDVVKTKMGITEKPIPGEHDHTVAMGVWAAREALRKGQVDPKEIDVIIYIGEEHKEYPLWTAAIKMQEELGAYHAWAFDVALRCGTAIMAMKVAKSLMLSDPEIKTVLLAGGYRNGDFIDYGNERTRFMFNLAAGGAAMILRRDHPENIVMEAELITDGSFSEDVVVPVGGTKKPLTSEDLDNGLYRLDVLDPIGMKARLEQKSMENFLKVIRSSLEKSRLTEKDIDYLAILHMKRSAHDYVLRELGLQEEQSVYLHEYGHIGQMDQILSLELALEQNKLNDGHIAVLVSAGIGYAWGAITVKWGKSEGEKEHGTSTSGIEESETSK; encoded by the coding sequence ATGACGTCAGTCGGTATTGTTAGTACGGGCACGTATATCCCTTCAACAAAAATGACTGCAGAGGAAATTGCGGAACGGTCGGGATTGCCGGTGGACGTCGTGAAGACGAAGATGGGCATAACGGAAAAACCGATTCCCGGGGAGCACGATCATACTGTCGCAATGGGCGTATGGGCAGCCCGAGAAGCGCTCCGGAAAGGGCAGGTCGACCCGAAGGAAATTGACGTCATCATTTATATCGGGGAAGAACATAAGGAATATCCGTTATGGACCGCTGCCATCAAAATGCAGGAGGAGCTTGGTGCCTATCATGCTTGGGCATTCGACGTCGCGCTCCGCTGCGGTACGGCGATCATGGCGATGAAAGTGGCGAAAAGCCTTATGCTTTCTGATCCGGAAATTAAGACGGTCCTTCTCGCAGGAGGGTATCGGAACGGCGATTTCATTGATTATGGAAATGAAAGGACCCGCTTCATGTTCAACTTGGCGGCGGGTGGTGCCGCGATGATCTTGCGGCGCGACCATCCTGAAAACATCGTCATGGAGGCGGAACTCATAACGGACGGATCCTTCTCGGAGGATGTCGTCGTTCCTGTCGGTGGTACGAAGAAGCCGCTCACGTCGGAAGATCTGGACAACGGCCTTTACCGTTTGGATGTGCTTGACCCGATCGGAATGAAAGCGCGGCTTGAACAGAAGTCGATGGAAAACTTCTTGAAGGTCATCCGCAGTTCATTGGAAAAAAGCAGACTTACGGAGAAGGATATTGATTATCTCGCAATCTTGCATATGAAGAGGTCTGCGCATGATTACGTCCTGCGCGAGCTCGGTCTTCAGGAAGAACAATCAGTTTATTTACATGAATACGGTCATATCGGGCAAATGGACCAAATTTTGTCTTTAGAGCTTGCGTTAGAGCAAAATAAATTGAATGATGGACATATCGCCGTGCTCGTCAGCGCAGGCATCGGGTACGCCTGGGGGGCGATCACGGTGAAATGGGGAAAGAGTGAGGGGGAGAAGGAACATGGCACTTCAACAAGTGGGATTGAAGAAAGTGAAACTAGCAAATAA
- a CDS encoding alpha/beta fold hydrolase: MALQQVGLKKVKLANNEQIAYREREGGEQVVILVHGNMTSSKHWDVLLDKMDPKYKMYAPDLRGFGESTYNERVTGIRDFSDDLHGFIDALELQNFHLVGWSTGGAVCMQYVADHPGKCEKLVLLASASTRGYPFFGTKPDGSPDIGLRLQTIEDIEQDAGKTLAMQGLYDTKNREGLKAVWNALIYTHNQPDAEKYDEYVDDMLTQRNLADVYHSLNTFNISAQHNGVNEGSDQAKDIDIPVLVLRGDRDHVVTAQMTEEILEDLGDNATFIQLEDMGHSPLVDNLEQLTNTIETFLE; encoded by the coding sequence ATGGCACTTCAACAAGTGGGATTGAAGAAAGTGAAACTAGCAAATAATGAACAGATTGCCTACCGGGAACGGGAAGGCGGCGAACAGGTCGTCATTCTTGTACACGGCAATATGACGTCATCTAAGCATTGGGACGTGTTGCTCGACAAGATGGATCCGAAGTATAAGATGTACGCGCCGGATCTGAGAGGGTTCGGGGAATCAACGTACAACGAAAGAGTGACCGGCATCCGCGATTTCTCTGACGACTTGCACGGCTTCATCGACGCATTGGAACTGCAAAATTTCCATCTAGTCGGCTGGTCGACGGGCGGCGCCGTCTGCATGCAATATGTGGCGGATCATCCGGGAAAATGTGAAAAGCTCGTGCTGCTCGCATCCGCATCGACACGTGGATACCCGTTTTTCGGAACGAAGCCGGATGGCAGTCCAGACATCGGACTACGCCTTCAAACGATTGAAGACATCGAGCAGGATGCAGGCAAGACGCTCGCGATGCAAGGACTATACGACACGAAAAACCGGGAAGGGCTGAAGGCCGTTTGGAATGCATTGATTTATACGCATAACCAGCCGGATGCAGAAAAATACGATGAATATGTGGATGACATGCTCACCCAACGGAATTTGGCGGACGTCTATCATTCGTTGAACACATTCAATATTAGCGCGCAGCATAACGGCGTCAACGAAGGATCGGATCAGGCGAAAGACATCGACATCCCCGTGCTCGTACTGCGCGGCGACCGCGACCATGTCGTGACAGCGCAGATGACGGAAGAAATCCTGGAAGACCTCGGCGACAATGCGACGTTCATTCAACTGGAAGATATGGGGCATTCGCCACTCGTAGATAATTTGGAACAACTGACAAATACAATTGAAACGTTTCTGGAATAA